A stretch of Arachis hypogaea cultivar Tifrunner chromosome 15, arahy.Tifrunner.gnm2.J5K5, whole genome shotgun sequence DNA encodes these proteins:
- the LOC112749417 gene encoding uncharacterized protein, whose product MVDMYVEIETSAYISEILGKDKLERNSVMVIRFDIVLRKVVLHSTLLYFLKPSFIWGEFFYFYFYTNCTYNLTVAVSWTLGAGGGVVLLYASKYDDVKLVVNISGRYDLKIGVEERLGKGYMKRIKKDGFIDVKNRSGNLSIDHAVSIPLRLDEVVREVLTVHGSSETVIPVQDALEFAKIIPNHKLHIIEGANHLYTNHQDELISVVVNFIKENLHQDSGADS is encoded by the exons ATGGTTGACATGTATGTTGAAATTGAAACTTCAGCTTATATTTCTGAGATTCTAGGCAAAGATAAGCTAGAGAGGAACTCGGTGATGGTCATCCGTTTTGATATAGTATTAAGAAAAGTAGTATTACACAGTACTTTGTTATATTTCCTTAAACCAAGTTTCATATGGGGTGAG tttttttatttttatttttatacaaacTGTACTTATAATTTAACTGTTGCTGTATCTTGGACTCTTGGTGCAGGAGGCGGAGTGGTGCTTCTTTATGCTTCTAAATATGACGATGTTAAATTAGTTGTCAACATCTCTGGACGCTATGATCTGAAGATAGGAGTTGAAGAAAGACTTGGAAAAGGTTATATGAAAAGAATTAAGAAGGACGGTTTCATTGATGTGAAGAATAGGTCAGGTAACTTGTCAATTGATCATGCTGTTTCAATTCCTCTAAGATTGGATGAGGTAGTGAGaga GGTCCTTACAGTTCATGGTTCTTCAGAGACTGTTATTCCTGTTCAAGATGCATTGGAGTTTGCCAAGATTATACCAAACCACAAGTTACATATCATAGAAGGTGCTAATCATCTATATACTAATCATCAAGATGAGTTAATCTCAGTTGTCGTGAACTTCATAAAGGAAAACTTGCACCAAGATAGTGGTGCTGATAGCTAG